From the genome of Pseudomonas putida:
AGTGGCGGATGCAGTGATGTACATGTTGACCCGCCCGCGCAATGTGACCATTCGCGACATGGTCGTGTTGCCTTCGGCTTTCGACATGTAACGATGCAGTGCCCGGGGGCGATGCACTAGCCACCGGCCTCCTGGGCCTTCAACAACTGCATCTGCTGGCGATACTCCGCCGTAACCTGCCGCGCCTGCTCAGGGTTGTTCACCACCTTGGGGGTGATCAGCACGATCAGTTCGGTACGGTCGCGGCCCTTCGAGTCGCTGCCGAACAACCAACCCAGCCCTGGAATGCTCGACAGCCAGGGCACTCGGGTTTGCGAACTGCTGTTGTCCTGCTTGATCAAGCCGCCCAGCAACACCGTCTGGCCACTCTGCACTGCCACCTGGGTCGACACCGCCCGACTGGAGATTCGCGGATTGGGCTGGGTGTCGGTGACGGCACTGTCATCGGCATCGCTGACCTGTTGCTGGATATCCATGTACACCAGGCCACCTGGGTTGATTCGCGGCACCACGTCGAGAATGACACCCGTCTGCACGTACTCGACACTGCTCAGCGTGGTATCGGAGGTGCTGGTGTTCACCGTGGTCTGGTTGATCGGCACGTTGTCACCGACCTGGATCTGCGCCTGCTGGTTGTTCAGCACCACCAGCGAGGGTGCCGAGAGCACCTGGGTCAGGCCGCGGGTTTCCAGGGCGCGTAGCGCCACCTGCAGGTTGTTGCTGACGAACGAATAGAACAGCGAGCTGCTGCCCAGTGCGACTCCGCCCGCGCCGAGTGCGCCTTGGCTGCCACTTTCGTTGGCGACGGTATCGCTGGTCGAGTTGCCCGCCAGGCGGCCCAGGTACCACTGCACGCCAAGGTCGAGGTCACCGGTAAGCTTCACCTCCAGGATGCGGGTTTCGATCTGCACCTGCAACGGAGGCGTGTCCAGGCGCTTGACCGCCGATTCGATCTCCTTCCATTGAGCTGGTCTGGCGCGTACCAGCAACTGGTTGCTGCCTTTCTGCGCGGTGATGCGCACGGTCGCTTCCAGGCTCTGGCCCGCGCTGCCTTCGGTATCATCCGTGGCACCCTGCGTTTGATCATCGCTGGATGGCTCGTCGAACGCCTCGCTGTGCTGCTCCTGGTTGCCGACAGTGGTCAGGGACTGACTGCCGGTGCCATTGAGCGAGGTCAGGCTGGTGGTCTTCAAGCCAGGGGCGACCTTGGCCGGGGTGTCATCCGCGACCTTGCCCGAGCCATAGATCTGCCGCAGGTAGCGGGCCAGGTCGGCGGCCTTCATGTTGCGCACGTCGTACACGTAGAGCTGTGGCTCGTTGCCACCGCCTTCGTCGATGGTGCGGATCCAGTCGCCCACTTCCTGCAGGTACTCCGGTTGCGCCGAGATCGCCACGATCGAATTGGTGCGCTCATTGGGCATGAACCTGACCATATCGGCCAACGGCATGCCGCTGTCGGGGCCGAACAGCTTCTGCAGCTGCGGCATCAGCTCGGCCACCGATGCCCGCTGCAGCCCGTAGACGCCAATCGACATGCCCTTGAGCCAATCGACATCGAAGGTGTCGATCGTGTCCTGATAGTTGGTGAGCTCCTGCGGCGTACCGGCCAGGCTGATTACGTTGCGGGCCGGGTCGACCAGCAGGAAGGCGTTCTCGCGCACGAACGGTTGCAACAGCTTGCGCATTTCGTTCGCGCCGATGTAGCGCAGCGGGAACAACCTGGCCGACAGGCCCGAAGGCGGCTGTTGCACCGCAGTGTCGGGCACCAGCTTGCCGGCGACGGCTTGGCTGGCGGGCAGAATGACGTAACGCTCGCCCTGGCGGATCATCGCGTTGTCGGTCCAGGACAACAGCGTTTCCAGGATCGACAGGGCTTGCTGCTTGTTGACGGGCTTGGAGGTCGAGAAGCTGACGCTGCCTTTCACACCCTCGCTGATGCTGTAGTTCTCGTGCAGCAGGTCGCCCATCACGCTGTTGATCACCGCTTCGATAGGCTGGTCGGTGAAGTTGAAGACGATGTCG
Proteins encoded in this window:
- the gspD gene encoding type II secretion system secretin GspD; the encoded protein is MTKHVLFHASLLPLRAPLLGLGVAISLAGCALSEQPLQTDPSLMQEALAGADAPPPLTGLSSPGMATSEPPSASVHTAPTRSIRQGNQHFVRPTRARTPAQDTEQGDIVFNFTDQPIEAVINSVMGDLLHENYSISEGVKGSVSFSTSKPVNKQQALSILETLLSWTDNAMIRQGERYVILPASQAVAGKLVPDTAVQQPPSGLSARLFPLRYIGANEMRKLLQPFVRENAFLLVDPARNVISLAGTPQELTNYQDTIDTFDVDWLKGMSIGVYGLQRASVAELMPQLQKLFGPDSGMPLADMVRFMPNERTNSIVAISAQPEYLQEVGDWIRTIDEGGGNEPQLYVYDVRNMKAADLARYLRQIYGSGKVADDTPAKVAPGLKTTSLTSLNGTGSQSLTTVGNQEQHSEAFDEPSSDDQTQGATDDTEGSAGQSLEATVRITAQKGSNQLLVRARPAQWKEIESAVKRLDTPPLQVQIETRILEVKLTGDLDLGVQWYLGRLAGNSTSDTVANESGSQGALGAGGVALGSSSLFYSFVSNNLQVALRALETRGLTQVLSAPSLVVLNNQQAQIQVGDNVPINQTTVNTSTSDTTLSSVEYVQTGVILDVVPRINPGGLVYMDIQQQVSDADDSAVTDTQPNPRISSRAVSTQVAVQSGQTVLLGGLIKQDNSSSQTRVPWLSSIPGLGWLFGSDSKGRDRTELIVLITPKVVNNPEQARQVTAEYRQQMQLLKAQEAGG